The following coding sequences are from one Dreissena polymorpha isolate Duluth1 chromosome 8, UMN_Dpol_1.0, whole genome shotgun sequence window:
- the LOC127840611 gene encoding alpha-mannosidase 2x-like, with product MLFPYTAQVDTYEWMSISDSCGPDRPTCMKLDFIEQPDLPDPDKPVPPAGGQIPLETLAQAIVKQFRLKNANYMYNVMMLPHGGDFRFDTEYEWEKQYRNLKIFMKYVNERKDFNVQMRFGTLKDFFLEVGRQTEKYGLNYPVVTGDFYSYTENQEYWTGYFTTRQFDKRLGREVLESLRSAEIFAAIAISGQVDGNVRQKIMRDLVLARKNLGIFQHHDAITGTSKEHVAHNYELLLTSAFTSTQRVLASAVQLLLSGDGAKSKMADLMPSEAF from the coding sequence ATGCTATTCCCGTATACTGCACAGGTGGATACGTACGAGTGGATGAGCATATCCGATAGCTGCGGTCCAGACAGACCCACTTGCATGAAACTGGACTTCATAGAGCAACCGGATCTTCCGGATCCCGATAAGCCGGTTCCCCCAGCAGGCGGTCAAATTCCACTGGAGACATTGGCACAGGCTATCGTGAAGCAGTTCCGTTTGAAGAACGCAAACTACATGTACAACGTCATGATGCTTCCGCATGGCGGCGACTTCCGATTTGACACGGAGTACGAATGGGAAAAGCAGTACCGGAACTTGAAGATATTCATGAAATACGTCAACGAGCGCAAGGATTTTAACGTTCAGATGCGGTTTGGTACGCTGAAGGACTTCTTTCTTGAAGTTGGTCGGCAGACCGAAAAATATGGTCTAAACTACCCAGTGGTCACCGGAGACTTTTACTCGTACACTGAAAACCAGGAATACTGGACCGGGTACTTCACCACGCGCCAGTTTGACAAGCGTCTAGGTAGAGAGGTTCTGGAGAGTCTTCGGAGCGCGGAGATTTTCGCCGCCATCGCCATCAGCGGGCAAGTTGACGGTAATGTAAGGCAGAAAATTATGAGGGATCTTGTGCTCGCGCGCAAAAATCTCGGCATTTTTCAGCACCACGATGCCATTACGGGAACCTCCAAAGAGCATGTGGCGCACAACTATGAACTCCTGCTAACGTCAGCGTTTACGTCAACGCAGCGCGTGCTAGCTTCCGCTGTGCAGCTGCTGCTTAGTGGTGATGGTGCAAAATCAAAAATGGCCGATCTCATGCCGAGCGAGGCCTTCTGA